One Aegilops tauschii subsp. strangulata cultivar AL8/78 chromosome 7, Aet v6.0, whole genome shotgun sequence genomic window carries:
- the LOC141026937 gene encoding uncharacterized protein, which produces MEAFQERMLRELTEIRAAQRKFEVVDGISAQLEALDAKLSEQSARLDQVQVKVDLSCDTLGQVQQSKFHAATKGKPPEGPESSSPTATEVSDGILGAGPSFPTSAPPRPVQSPHNLPVPQPVVQSVREESSGKRQWMPKIDFPRFDGSDVRIWLDKCEAFFKLYNIPNSFKLTSASLYLTDNAAHWYQAFKQTSVYHTWPQFCAAIVQEFDVNVYRQKMKELMSLKQLESAELRATVELQIPSCVQSAAMFAAVQEGLLQQKSVRSNYAKTPFTKTDSRPALAPGELWKAKQLKEYRRANGLCYKCGEKFTPGHVCSQVLAPGAQLKAAEAVGQNEIISDALLDALVEQSTADCATISVTALSGAAHPNTIQLRALVGNQVVLILMDSGSTHTFVDQALLSRISVTVDQLSQPMKVKVANGEVVQCTEVVSQLTWWIQGHNFTNAMHVLPLGGHDIILGMDWLEQWGVMQCHWAEKWIQFQYAGQEVKLQGVLPVTPTVIEEVSVEQLVKWEKGNEVWATAVLNRIVMAPETPIPPTMQELLDKHTTVFTDPQTLPPHRPLDHAIHLVPGAVPVNYRPYRYSPQQKDEIERQVAKMLKAGLITPSISPFASPVLLVKKKDGTWRFCVDYRRLNAITIKSKFPLPVIDELLDELGGAKWFSKLDLKAGYHQIRMKEEDEHKTAFKTHHGDQLLTSDLQRKAMTKLVGLQFSIQYKKGVENTVADALSRVAHLFPLQAISTSKPVWIQEVLNSYSVDSAAQGMLQKLAVDSKACPGFQLQDGLIKHGDKIWIGANTGLQTKLIQAFHSTPVGGLSGILPTYHRVKQLFSWTGMKTDVENFVKQCNTCQQAKHELCKTPGLLQPLPVPDRPWQAISMDFIEGLPKSEGFSAILVVVDRFTKVSHFLALKHPFTAASVAKVFLNNIVKLHGLPLTIVSDRDKIFTSAFWRELFRVWGTELQMSTAYHPQTDGQTERVNQCLEMYLRCAVHDSPTKWAAWLPRAEFWYNSTYHSALGCTPYKALYGQDPNVGQLAGQSTSLHPDVQTWLASQPEHTTLLKDHLARAQCKYKHFADKKRSDRQFAEGEMVYLRLQPYAQSSVVNRPCPKLALKYFGPFKVFVGDIPRVLEKVGNAAYKLELPRGSMVHPVFHVSQLKGHVPDHTPVFTTLPVPLDLSAPGVIPEEILDRRLVKKGNASYLQILVKWSSIPAASATWEDYQVLKERYLDAPAWGHAGSSGGGIVSTLQMTKARARRGKREAAKVKA; this is translated from the exons ATGGAGGCGTTTCAGGAGCGGATGCTGCGGGAACTCACAGAGATAAGGGCGGCGCAGCGCAAGTTCGAGGTGGTCGACGGGATTTCCGCACAGCTGGAGGCCCTCGACGCCAAGTTGTCGGAGCAGTCCGCGCGCCTCGACCAAGTCCAAGTGAAGGTGGATTTGTCATGCGACACGTTGGGTCAAGTTCAGCAGAGCAAGTTCCACGCGGCGACGAAGGGGAAGCCACCAGAGGGACCGGAGAGCTCGTCGCCGACGGCAACAGAAGTATCAGATGGCATACTTGGAGCAGGGCCATCGTTCCCCACTTCCGCGCCGCCGCGCCCTGTTCAGTCACCGCACAATTTACCTGTTCCACAACCAGTTGTGCAATCGGTTCGGGAGGAAAGTTCAGGCAAACGTCAGTGGATGCCCAAGATTGATTTTCCTCGATTTGATGGCAGTGATGTCAGGATTTGGTTAGATAAGTGCGAGGCATTTTTCAAGCTGTACAACATACCTAACAGTTTCAAGCTTACTTCAGCCTCTCTGTACCTGACAGATAATGCAGCTCATTGGTACCAGGCGTTCAAACAAACTAGTGTTTATCATACTTGGCCTCAGTTTTGTGCAGCAATAGTGCAGGAGTTTGACGTCAATGTGTACAGACAGAAGATGAAAGAGCTCATGTCCTTAAAGCAGCTCGAGTCA GCTGAACTTCGAGCAACTGTGGAACTACAGATACCATCATGTGTGCAATCGGCAGCGATGTTTGCTGCTGTTCAGGAAGGACTACTGCAACAGAAGTCTGTCAGGTCCAACTATGCAAAAACTCCCTTCACCAAGACTGACAGTCGACCTGCATTAGCTCCTGGGGAACTATGGAAGGCAAAACAGTTAAAGGAATACAGGCGGGCTAATGGCCTTTGTTACAAGTGTGGGGAGAAGTTTACACCTGGACATGTGTGCAGCCAAGTACTTGCTCCTGGAGCTCAGTTAAAGGCAGCTGAAGCAGTAGGGCAGAATGAAATCATATCAGATGCACTGTTAGATGCTCTGGTTGAGCAGTCAACAGCAGATTGTGCCACTATTTCAGTTACTGCACTTTCTGGAGCAGCTCATCCCAACACCATACAACTGAGGGCTCTAGTTGGAAACCAAGTGGTGCTCATTTTAATGGATTCAGGGAGCACCCACACCTTTGTGGACCAGGCACTTTTGAGCAGGATTTCTGTCACTGTTGATCAGTTGTCCCAGCCAATGAAAGTAAAAGTGGCAAATGGAGAAGTTGTGCAATGTACTGAAGTGGTTTCCCAGTTAACTTGGTGGATACAAGGGCACAACTTTACAAATGCCATGCATGTACTTCCTCTGGGAgggcatgatataattttgggCATGGACTGGCTTGAGCAATGGGGAGTTATGCAGTGTCACTGGGCAGAAAAGTGGATTCAGTTCCAGTATGCAGGGCAGGAAGTTAAACTGCAAGGGGTGCTACCTGTCACACCAACAGTAATTGAGGAAGTATCAGTTGAACAGCTTGTTAAGTGGGAAAAAGGCAATGAGGTCTGGGCCACTGCTGTACTGAACAGGATTGTAATGGCACCTGAAACACCAATTCCTCCTACTATGCAAGAGTTGCTTGACAAGCACACAACAGTTTTCACAGATCCTCAAACATTACCTCCTCACAGGCCATTGGATCATGCAATTCACTTGGTTCCTGGAGCTGTTCCAGTTAATTATAGGCCTTACAGGTACTCTCCACAACAAAAAGATGAGATAGAAAGACAAGTAGCTAAGATGTTGAAAGCTGGTTTGATTACACCTAGCATTAGTCCATTTGCTTCTCCTGTCTTGTTGGTCAAAAAGAAGGATGGAACTTGGAGATTCTGTGTGGACTACAGAAGATTGAATGCTATCACAATAAAAAGCAAGTTTCCATTACCAGTAATTGATGAGCTGTTGGATGAGTTAGGAGGGGCCAAATGGTTTTCCAAATTGGATTTAAAAGCTGGATATCATCAAATTCGAATGAAGGAGGAAGATGAACATAAGACAGCATTTAAAACACACCATG GAGATCAACTTCTAACTTCAGATCTGCAAAGGAAAGCAATGACAAAACTGGTGGGATTGCAATTCTCCATACAGTACAAGAAAGGAGTGGAGAATACTGTAGCAGATGCACTGTCAAGGGTGGCTCATTTATTTCCTTTACAAGCTATATCCACCAGCAAACCTGTTTGGATACAAGAGGTTTTAAACTCATACTCGGTAGATTCTGCTGCTCAAGGGATGCTGCAGAAATTGGCAGTGGACAGCAAGGCCTGTCCTGGGTTTCAGTTACAGGATGGTCTGATTAAACATGGGGACAAAATTTGGATTGGTGCCAACACAGGCTTACAGACAAAACTCATTCAAGCTTTTCATTCCACACCTGTGGGGGGCCTCTCTGGCATATTGCCTACTTACCACAGGGTTAAGCAGTTGTTTAGTTGGACTGGCATGAAGACAGATGTGGAAAATTTTGTGAAACAGTGCAACACATGTCAACAAGCAAAACATGAACTGTGCAAAACACCTGGCCTGTTGCAACCTTTACCTGTGCCAGATCGACCTTGGCAGGCAATTAGCATGGATTTTATTGAGGGACTGCCCAAGTCTGAAGGATTCAGTGCTATTCTGGTGGTTGTGGACCGTTTCACTAAGGTCAGTCATTTTCTGGCCCTGAAACATCCGTTTACAGCTGCATCTGTTGCTAAGGTGTTTCTGAATAACATAGTGAAACTGCATGGATTGCCATTGACAATTGTGTCAGACAGAGACAAAATCTTCACGAGTGCTTTCTGGCGCGAACTGTTCCGAGTGTGGGGCACTGAACTGCAGATGAGTACGGCGTATCACCCACAAACTGACGGCCAGACTGAACGTGTGAATCAATGCCTGGAGATGTATTTGCGTTGTGCAGTACACGATTCTCCAACCAAATGGGCAGCATGGCTACCTCGGGCAGAGTTTTGGTATAACTCTACATACCACTCGGCCCTGGGCTGCACTCCATACAAAGCACTGTATGGGCAAGATCCAAATGTTGGACAGTTAGCAGGTCAGTCTACTTCTCTGCACCCGGATGTTCAGACTTGGTTGGCCTCTCAGCCAGAGCATACAACACTGTTGAAGGATCATCTCGCTCGAGCACAGTGCAAGTACAAGCACTTCGCGGATAAGAAACGATCTGATCGCCAGTTTGCCGAAGGAGAAATGGTATACCTGCGCTTACAGCCATATGCTCAGTCTTCTGTGGTCAACCGTCCTTGTCCAAAGCTAGCTCTCAAATACTTTGGCCCTTTCAAGGTGTTtgttggggatataccccgcg tgtTGGAAAAAGTGGGAAATGCAGCATACAAACTGGAGTTACCCCGTGGCAGTATGGTCCACCCGGTGTTTCATGTGTCTCAACTCAAGGGCCATGTGCCGGATCATACTCCGGTGTTTACTACTCTTCCGGTTCCACTCGATCTATCAGCACCTGGTGTGATACCTGAGGAGATTCTGGATCGCCGACTGGTCAAAAAGGGCAATGCATCTTATCTTCAGATACTGGTCAAGTGGTCGTCGATTCCGGCGGCGTCAGCAACCTGGGAAGATTACCAAGTACTCAAGGAGCGCTACCTAGATGCACCAGCCTGGGGACATGCTGGTTCTTCAGGGGGAGGTATTGTAAGTACTCTGCAGATGACAAAGGCGCGGGCTAGGCGAGGGAAGCGGGAAGCAGCCAAGGTGAAGGCGTAA